From the Manis javanica isolate MJ-LG chromosome 11, MJ_LKY, whole genome shotgun sequence genome, one window contains:
- the CDC42BPG gene encoding serine/threonine-protein kinase MRCK gamma isoform X3, whose translation MERRLRALERLVRGEAGGRPGLDGLLDLLLGLHHELSSAPLRRERNVAQFLSWASPFVTKVKELRLQRDDFEILKVIGRGAFGEVAVVRQRDSGQIFAMKMLHKWEMLKRAETACFQEERDVLVKGDSRWVTALHYAFQDEEYLYLVMDYYAGGDLLTLLSRFEDRLPPELAQFYLAEMVLAIHSLHQLGYVHRDVKPDNVLLDMNGHIRLADFGSCLRLNNSGMVDSSVAVGTPDYISPEILQAMEEGKGHYGQQCDWWSLGVCAYELLFGETPFYAESLVETYGKIMNHEDHLQFPLDVPGVPASAQDLIRQLLCRQEERLGRGGLDDFRNHPFFEGVDWEQLATSTAPYIPELRGPIDTSNFDVDDDTPNYPGTLPPPSHGAFSGHHLPFVGFTYTSGRPGPESGSEQLAALEQKLHCLEQEKMEMSQKLQEALQSPSDHRELEQLRKEVQTLQDRLAEMLKNNKAPLSQMDGPPAGSPGQASDLQQERDRLLQELAEAKARLQVQKQDLCRAQGGQEELLHRLQEAQEREVAMASQTQALSSQLEATQDARRELQAQVATLNREVTQLRRQQQRSLEKESSQVKTVHTTSETNGTGSPERPQEARLRKEVAALCVQLEQAQRHGLSGKEEVLHQLQEENRRLSQEQERLVQELEQEQQSKQQLEGERRETESNWEAQITDILSWVNDEKVSRGYLQALATKMAEELESLRNVGTQTLPARPLDHQWKARRLQKMEASARLELQSALEAEIRAKQSLQERLTQVQEAQLRAESHLQEAKKQNQSLQQELAALRDELRAHGPGDAKASNSLIPFLSFRSPEKESAKDPGNSGEAPRSGVELELRSEGRRSLRRRAVFPRVSAATAAPAEGPPAKPGSHMLRLWSFPSPTKCLHCTSLMLGLGRQGLGCDVCGYFCHSTCAPQAPPCPVSPDLLHMALGVHPETGRGTAYEGFLSVPRPSGVRRGWQRVFATLSDSRLLLFDAPDPRLSPANGALLQVLDLRDPQFSATPVLASDVIHAPSKDLPRIFRVTASQLTVPPATCTVLLLAESADERERWLQVLGELQRLLQDAQPRPRLVYTLKEAYDNGLPLLPHALCAAIIDQERLALGTEEGLFVIHLHSNDIFQVGECRRVQRLAMVPTAGLLVVLCGRGPSVRLFTMAALENIEVAGTKIPESRGCQTLAAGRILQARTPVLCMAIKRQVLCYQLGPGPGPWQHRIRELQAPAPVQSLGLLGDRLCVGAAGAFLLYPLLNEAAPLVLGTGLVPEDLPPSRGGLGEALGAVEVSLSEFLLLFTTAGVYVDSAGRKSRIPELLWPAAPTGWGYAAPYLTVFSENSIDVFDVRKAEWVQTVPLKKVRPLNPEGSLFLYGTEKVRLTYLRNLLAEKDEFDIPDLTDNSWRQLFRTKSKRRFFFRLSEEQRQQRRREMLKDPFVRSKLISPPTNFNHLAPEGKGRSARSSGPQRPHSFSEAPRRPASMGSDGLAGDADPTVKRKPWTSLSNESVSCSQGSLSPAASLIQIQSSILLPSESLNSSYQLIPPALFLTSPNPPWITHFLIILAPLLAVTLPILFQF comes from the exons ATGGAGCGGCGGCTGCGCGCGCTGGAGCGGCTGGTTCGGGGCGAGGCCGGCGGCAGACCCGGGCTCGACGGCCTCCTGGATCTGCTGCTGGGGCTGCACCATGAGCTCAGCAGCGCCCCGCTGCGGCGGGAGCGCAACGTGGCGCAGTTCCTGAGCTGGG CCAGCCCCTTCGTAACAAAGGTGAAAGAGCTGCGGCTGCAGAGAGATGACTTTGAGATCTTGAAGGTCATCGGCCGAGGGGCCTTTGGGGAG GTTGCTGTGGTGAGGCAGAGGGACAGTGGGCAGATTTTTGCCATGAAAATGCTGCACAAATGGGAGATGCTGAAGAGGGCCGAG ACGGCCTGTTTCCAGGAGGAGCGGGATGTTCTGGTGAAGGGGGACAGCCGTTGGGTGACTGCTCTGCATTATGCCTTCCAAGATGAGGAGTACCTG TACCTGGTGATGGACTACTATGCCGGCGGGGACCTCCTCACTCTGCTGAGCCGCTTTGAGGACCGCCTCCCGCCTGAGCTGGCCCAGTTCTACCTGGCCGAGATGGTGCTGGCCATCCACTCTCTGCACCAGCTGGGCTATGTGCACAG GGATGTCAAGCCTGACAATGTCCTGTTGGACATGAATGGGCACATCCGCCTGGCTGACTTTGGCTCCTGTCTGCGTCTCAACAACAGTGGTATG GTAGATTCGTCTGTAGCAGTGGGGACACCAGACTACATCTCCCCTGAGATCCTACAGGCCATGGAGGAGGGCAAGGGCCACTATGGACAACAGTGCGACTGGTGGTCCCTGGGAGTCTGCGCCTATGAGCTGCTCTTTGGGGAGACGCCCTTCTATGCTGAATCCCTGGTGGAAACCTATGGCAAGATCATGAACCATGAG GACCACCTGCAGTTCCCCCTGGATGTGCCTGGTGTGCCAGCCAGTGCCCAAGACCTGATCCGCCAGCTACTGTGCCGTCAGGAGGAGCGTCTGGGCCGTGGGGGGCTGGACGACTTCCGGAACCACCCATTCTTTGAAGGCGTGGACTGGGAGCAGCTGGCGACCAGCACTGCCCCCTATATCCCTGAGCTTCGCGGGCCCATAGACACCTCCAACTTTGACGTGGACGATGACACCCCCAACTATCCA GGGACTCTGCCGCCACCTTCCCATGGGGCCTTCTCGGGCCACCACCTGCCATTTGTGGGCTTCACGTATACCTCAGGCAG GCCCGGCCCTGAGAGTGGCTCTGAGCAGCTGGCTGCTCTGGAGCAGAAACTCCATTGTCTGGAGCAGGAGAAAATGGAGATGAGCCAGAAACTCCAAG AAGCCCTGCAGAGCCCCTCAGACCACCGGGAGCTAGAGCAGCTTCGGAAAGAGGTGCAGACCCTACAGGACAGGCTGGCAG AGATGCTGAAGAACAACAAGGCCCCCTTGTCCCAGATGGATGGGCCTCCTGCTGGTAGCCCAGGCCAGGCCAGTGACCTACAGCAGGAGAGAGACCGACTCCTACAG GAGCTGGCTGAGGCTAAGGCCAGGCTTCAGGTGCAGAAGCAAGACCTGTGCAGAGCCCAGGGGGGGCAGGAGGAGCTGCTCCACAGGCTACAGGAGGCCCAGGAGAGAGAGGTGGCCATGGCCAGCCAGACGCAGGCCCTGAGCTCCCAGCTGGAGGCAACCCAAGATGCCAGGAGGGAG CTGCAGGCCCAGGTGGCCACCCTGAACCGGGAGGTGACACAACTCCGGAGACAGCAGCAGCGAAGCCTTGAGAAGGAGTCTTCCCAGGTCAAG ACTGTGCACACCACTTcggagaccaatggaacaggatCACCAGAGAGGCCACAGGAAGCCCGGCTGAGGAAGGAGGTGGCTGCCCTGTGTGTGCAGCTGGAGCAGGCCCAGCGCCATGG GCTGAGTGGGAAGGAGGAGGTTCTGCACCAGCTACAGGAGGAGAACCGGCGGCTGAGCCAGGAGCAGGAGCGG CTGGTGCAAGAGCTGGAGCAGGAACAGCAGAGCAAGCAGCAGCTGGAGGGCGAGCGGCGGGAGACGGAGAGCAACTGGGAGGCCCAGATCACCGATATCCTCAGCTG GGTGAATGACGAGAAGGTCTCAAGAGGCTACCTGCAGGCCCTGGCCACCAAGATGGCCGAGGAGCTGGAGTCCCTGCGGAACGTGGGCACCCAGACTCTCCCTGCCCGGCCTCTG GACCACCAGTGGAAGGCACGGCGGCTGCAGAAGATGGAGGCCTCGGCCAGGCTGGAGCTGCAGTCGGCGCTGGAGGCTGAGATCCGGGCCAAGCAGAGCCTGCAAGAGCGGCTGACACAGGTGCAGGAGGCCCAGCTGCGGGCTGAGAG CCATCTGCAGGAGGCCAAGAAGCAGAACCAGAGCCTGCAGCAGGAGCTGGCTGCACTGCGGGACGAGCTTCGGGCCCACGGGCCAGGGG ACGCTAAGGCCTCAAACTCCCTGATTCCCTTCCTGTCTTTCCGGAGCCCAGAG AAAGAATCTGCCAAGGATCCTGGCAACTCAGGAGAGGCCCCGAGGTCTGGGGTGGAGCTGGAGCTTAGGTCGGAGGGCCGCCGCAGCCTACGCCGGAGG GCTGTGTTCCCCAGAGTGTCTGCTGCCACCGCAGCCCCTGCAGAAGGTCCTCCTGCAAAG cctggctCACACATGCTGCGTCTCTGGAGCTTCCCGTCTCCTACCAAGTGTCTCCACTGCACGTCGCTGATGCTGGGCCTGGGCCGCCAGGGCCTGGGCTGTGACG TCTGCGGCTACTTCTGTCACTCGACTTGTGCCCCACAGGCTCCGCCCTGCCCCGTGTCCCCCGACCTCCTCCACATGGCCCTGGGAGTGCACCCTGAAACAGGCAGGGGCACTGCCTACGAGGGCTTCCTGTCG GTGCCACGGCCCTCTGGCGTCCGGCGGGGCTGGCAGCGAGTGTTCGCAACCCTCAGTGACTCGCGCCTGCTGCTATTTGATGCCCCTGACCCACGGCTCAGCCCAGCCAATGGGGCCCTCCTGCAGGTGCTGGATCTGAG GGACCCCCAGTTCTCGGCCACCCCTGTCCTGGCCTCTGATGTTATCCACGCCCCATCCAAGGACCTGCCACGCATCTTTAGG GTGACGGCGTCCCAGCTGACAGTGCCACCAGCCACATGCACCGTGCTGCTGCTGGCGGAGAGCGCGGATGAGCGGGAGCGCTGGCTGCAGGTGCTGGGTGAGCTGCAGCGGCTGCTGCAGGATGCACAGCCGAGGCCCCGGCTTGTATACACTCTCAAGGAGGCCTATGACAATGGGCTGCCGCTGCTGCCCCATGCGCTCTGCGCTGCCATCATTG ACCAGGAACGACTTGCTCTGGGCACTGAGGAAGGACTGTTTGTGATTCACCTGCACAGCAATG ACATCTTCCAGGTGGGCGAGTGCCGGCGGGTGCAGCGGCTGGCCATGGTCCCCACTGCAGGCCTTCTGGTCGTGCTGTGCGGTCGAGGCCCCAGCGTGCGCCTCTTCACCATGGCTGCACTGGAGAACATAGAGGTGGCAGGCACCAAGATCCCTGAGTCTCGAGGCTGCCAGACACTGGCAGCCGGACGCATCCTTCAGGCCCGCACCCCTGTGCTCTGTATGGCCATTAAGCGCCAGGTGCTCTGCTACCAGCTGGGtccaggcccagggccctggcagCACCGCATCCGCGAGCTGCAAGCACCTGCGCCTGTGCAgagcctggggctgctgggcgACCGGCTGTGCGTGGGCGCAGCTGGGGCCTTCCTGCTCTACCCGCTGCTTAATGAGGCTGCACCGTTGGTGCTGGGGACTGGTCTGGTACCTGAGGATCTGCCACCATCTCGAGGGGGCTTGGGTGAGGCACTCGGCGCCGTGGAGGTCAGCCTTAGTGAGTTCCTGCTGCTCTTCACCACTGCCGGGGTCTACGTGGACAGTGCGGGCCGCAAGTCTCGCATCCCTGAGCTACTGTGGCCAGCAGCACCCACAGGCTGGG GTTACGCAGCCCCCTACCTGACAGTGTTCAGCGAGAACTCCATTGATGTATTTGATGTAAGGAAAGCAGAATGGGTCCAGACGGTGCCACTCAAGAAG GTGCGACCCCTAAACCCAGAGGGCTCCCTGTTCCTCTATGGCACGGAGAAGGTCCGCCTGACCTACCTCAGGAACCTGCTGGCAG AGAAGGACGAGTTCGACATCCCTGACCTCACCGACAACAGCTGGCGCCAGCTGTTCCGCACCAAGAGCAAGCGCCGCTTCTTCTTCCGGCTGTCTGAGGAGCAGCGGCAGCAGCGGCGCAG GGAGATGCTGAAGGACCCTTTTGTGCGCTCCAAGCTCATCTCACCACCCACCAACTTCAATCACCTG GCTCCGGAAGGGAAGGGCCGAAGCGCCCGCAGCTCCGGCCCGCAGCGGCCCCACAGCTTCTCCGAGGCCCCAAGGCGCCCAGCCTCCATGGGCAGCGATGGGCTCGCTGGAGACGCAGACCCCA CAGTGAAGCGGAAGCCTTGGACATCTTTGTCCAACGAGTCGGTGTCCTGCTCCCAGGGATCTCTGAGCCCCGCAGCCTCCCTGATACAG ATACAGAGCAGTATTCTGCTGCCATCTGAAA GTTTGAACTCAAGTTACCAGCTTATACCACCTGCCTTGTTTCTGACATCTCCCAACCCCCCATGGATCACTCATTTCTTGATAATTCTAGCTCCCCTGCTTGCTGTCACTCTCCCCATCCTTTTCCAGTTTTAA
- the CDC42BPG gene encoding serine/threonine-protein kinase MRCK gamma isoform X4: MERRLRALERLVRGEAGGRPGLDGLLDLLLGLHHELSSAPLRRERNVAQFLSWASPFVTKVKELRLQRDDFEILKVIGRGAFGEVAVVRQRDSGQIFAMKMLHKWEMLKRAETACFQEERDVLVKGDSRWVTALHYAFQDEEYLYLVMDYYAGGDLLTLLSRFEDRLPPELAQFYLAEMVLAIHSLHQLGYVHRDVKPDNVLLDMNGHIRLADFGSCLRLNNSGMVDSSVAVGTPDYISPEILQAMEEGKGHYGQQCDWWSLGVCAYELLFGETPFYAESLVETYGKIMNHEDHLQFPLDVPGVPASAQDLIRQLLCRQEERLGRGGLDDFRNHPFFEGVDWEQLATSTAPYIPELRGPIDTSNFDVDDDTPNYPGTLPPPSHGAFSGHHLPFVGFTYTSGRPGPESGSEQLAALEQKLHCLEQEKMEMSQKLQEALQSPSDHRELEQLRKEVQTLQDRLAEMLKNNKAPLSQMDGPPAGSPGQASDLQQERDRLLQELAEAKARLQVQKQDLCRAQGGQEELLHRLQEAQEREVAMASQTQALSSQLEATQDARRELQAQVATLNREVTQLRRQQQRSLEKESSQVKTVHTTSETNGTGSPERPQEARLRKEVAALCVQLEQAQRHGLSGKEEVLHQLQEENRRLSQEQERLVQELEQEQQSKQQLEGERRETESNWEAQITDILSWVNDEKVSRGYLQALATKMAEELESLRNVGTQTLPARPLDHQWKARRLQKMEASARLELQSALEAEIRAKQSLQERLTQVQEAQLRAESHLQEAKKQNQSLQQELAALRDELRAHGPGDAKASNSLIPFLSFRSPEKESAKDPGNSGEAPRSGVELELRSEGRRSLRRRAVFPRVSAATAAPAEGPPAKPGSHMLRLWSFPSPTKCLHCTSLMLGLGRQGLGCDVCGYFCHSTCAPQAPPCPVSPDLLHMALGVHPETGRGTAYEGFLSVPRPSGVRRGWQRVFATLSDSRLLLFDAPDPRLSPANGALLQVLDLRDPQFSATPVLASDVIHAPSKDLPRIFRVTASQLTVPPATCTVLLLAESADERERWLQVLGELQRLLQDAQPRPRLVYTLKEAYDNGLPLLPHALCAAIIDQERLALGTEEGLFVIHLHSNDIFQVGECRRVQRLAMVPTAGLLVVLCGRGPSVRLFTMAALENIEVAGTKIPESRGCQTLAAGRILQARTPVLCMAIKRQVLCYQLGPGPGPWQHRIRELQAPAPVQSLGLLGDRLCVGAAGAFLLYPLLNEAAPLVLGTGLVPEDLPPSRGGLGEALGAVEVSLSEFLLLFTTAGVYVDSAGRKSRIPELLWPAAPTGWGYAAPYLTVFSENSIDVFDVRKAEWVQTVPLKKVRPLNPEGSLFLYGTEKVRLTYLRNLLAEKDEFDIPDLTDNSWRQLFRTKSKRRFFFRLSEEQRQQRRREMLKDPFVRSKLISPPTNFNHLAPEGKGRSARSSGPQRPHSFSEAPRRPASMGSDGLAGDADPMKRKPWTSLSNESVSCSQGSLSPAASLIQIQSSILLPSESLNSSYQLIPPALFLTSPNPPWITHFLIILAPLLAVTLPILFQF; this comes from the exons ATGGAGCGGCGGCTGCGCGCGCTGGAGCGGCTGGTTCGGGGCGAGGCCGGCGGCAGACCCGGGCTCGACGGCCTCCTGGATCTGCTGCTGGGGCTGCACCATGAGCTCAGCAGCGCCCCGCTGCGGCGGGAGCGCAACGTGGCGCAGTTCCTGAGCTGGG CCAGCCCCTTCGTAACAAAGGTGAAAGAGCTGCGGCTGCAGAGAGATGACTTTGAGATCTTGAAGGTCATCGGCCGAGGGGCCTTTGGGGAG GTTGCTGTGGTGAGGCAGAGGGACAGTGGGCAGATTTTTGCCATGAAAATGCTGCACAAATGGGAGATGCTGAAGAGGGCCGAG ACGGCCTGTTTCCAGGAGGAGCGGGATGTTCTGGTGAAGGGGGACAGCCGTTGGGTGACTGCTCTGCATTATGCCTTCCAAGATGAGGAGTACCTG TACCTGGTGATGGACTACTATGCCGGCGGGGACCTCCTCACTCTGCTGAGCCGCTTTGAGGACCGCCTCCCGCCTGAGCTGGCCCAGTTCTACCTGGCCGAGATGGTGCTGGCCATCCACTCTCTGCACCAGCTGGGCTATGTGCACAG GGATGTCAAGCCTGACAATGTCCTGTTGGACATGAATGGGCACATCCGCCTGGCTGACTTTGGCTCCTGTCTGCGTCTCAACAACAGTGGTATG GTAGATTCGTCTGTAGCAGTGGGGACACCAGACTACATCTCCCCTGAGATCCTACAGGCCATGGAGGAGGGCAAGGGCCACTATGGACAACAGTGCGACTGGTGGTCCCTGGGAGTCTGCGCCTATGAGCTGCTCTTTGGGGAGACGCCCTTCTATGCTGAATCCCTGGTGGAAACCTATGGCAAGATCATGAACCATGAG GACCACCTGCAGTTCCCCCTGGATGTGCCTGGTGTGCCAGCCAGTGCCCAAGACCTGATCCGCCAGCTACTGTGCCGTCAGGAGGAGCGTCTGGGCCGTGGGGGGCTGGACGACTTCCGGAACCACCCATTCTTTGAAGGCGTGGACTGGGAGCAGCTGGCGACCAGCACTGCCCCCTATATCCCTGAGCTTCGCGGGCCCATAGACACCTCCAACTTTGACGTGGACGATGACACCCCCAACTATCCA GGGACTCTGCCGCCACCTTCCCATGGGGCCTTCTCGGGCCACCACCTGCCATTTGTGGGCTTCACGTATACCTCAGGCAG GCCCGGCCCTGAGAGTGGCTCTGAGCAGCTGGCTGCTCTGGAGCAGAAACTCCATTGTCTGGAGCAGGAGAAAATGGAGATGAGCCAGAAACTCCAAG AAGCCCTGCAGAGCCCCTCAGACCACCGGGAGCTAGAGCAGCTTCGGAAAGAGGTGCAGACCCTACAGGACAGGCTGGCAG AGATGCTGAAGAACAACAAGGCCCCCTTGTCCCAGATGGATGGGCCTCCTGCTGGTAGCCCAGGCCAGGCCAGTGACCTACAGCAGGAGAGAGACCGACTCCTACAG GAGCTGGCTGAGGCTAAGGCCAGGCTTCAGGTGCAGAAGCAAGACCTGTGCAGAGCCCAGGGGGGGCAGGAGGAGCTGCTCCACAGGCTACAGGAGGCCCAGGAGAGAGAGGTGGCCATGGCCAGCCAGACGCAGGCCCTGAGCTCCCAGCTGGAGGCAACCCAAGATGCCAGGAGGGAG CTGCAGGCCCAGGTGGCCACCCTGAACCGGGAGGTGACACAACTCCGGAGACAGCAGCAGCGAAGCCTTGAGAAGGAGTCTTCCCAGGTCAAG ACTGTGCACACCACTTcggagaccaatggaacaggatCACCAGAGAGGCCACAGGAAGCCCGGCTGAGGAAGGAGGTGGCTGCCCTGTGTGTGCAGCTGGAGCAGGCCCAGCGCCATGG GCTGAGTGGGAAGGAGGAGGTTCTGCACCAGCTACAGGAGGAGAACCGGCGGCTGAGCCAGGAGCAGGAGCGG CTGGTGCAAGAGCTGGAGCAGGAACAGCAGAGCAAGCAGCAGCTGGAGGGCGAGCGGCGGGAGACGGAGAGCAACTGGGAGGCCCAGATCACCGATATCCTCAGCTG GGTGAATGACGAGAAGGTCTCAAGAGGCTACCTGCAGGCCCTGGCCACCAAGATGGCCGAGGAGCTGGAGTCCCTGCGGAACGTGGGCACCCAGACTCTCCCTGCCCGGCCTCTG GACCACCAGTGGAAGGCACGGCGGCTGCAGAAGATGGAGGCCTCGGCCAGGCTGGAGCTGCAGTCGGCGCTGGAGGCTGAGATCCGGGCCAAGCAGAGCCTGCAAGAGCGGCTGACACAGGTGCAGGAGGCCCAGCTGCGGGCTGAGAG CCATCTGCAGGAGGCCAAGAAGCAGAACCAGAGCCTGCAGCAGGAGCTGGCTGCACTGCGGGACGAGCTTCGGGCCCACGGGCCAGGGG ACGCTAAGGCCTCAAACTCCCTGATTCCCTTCCTGTCTTTCCGGAGCCCAGAG AAAGAATCTGCCAAGGATCCTGGCAACTCAGGAGAGGCCCCGAGGTCTGGGGTGGAGCTGGAGCTTAGGTCGGAGGGCCGCCGCAGCCTACGCCGGAGG GCTGTGTTCCCCAGAGTGTCTGCTGCCACCGCAGCCCCTGCAGAAGGTCCTCCTGCAAAG cctggctCACACATGCTGCGTCTCTGGAGCTTCCCGTCTCCTACCAAGTGTCTCCACTGCACGTCGCTGATGCTGGGCCTGGGCCGCCAGGGCCTGGGCTGTGACG TCTGCGGCTACTTCTGTCACTCGACTTGTGCCCCACAGGCTCCGCCCTGCCCCGTGTCCCCCGACCTCCTCCACATGGCCCTGGGAGTGCACCCTGAAACAGGCAGGGGCACTGCCTACGAGGGCTTCCTGTCG GTGCCACGGCCCTCTGGCGTCCGGCGGGGCTGGCAGCGAGTGTTCGCAACCCTCAGTGACTCGCGCCTGCTGCTATTTGATGCCCCTGACCCACGGCTCAGCCCAGCCAATGGGGCCCTCCTGCAGGTGCTGGATCTGAG GGACCCCCAGTTCTCGGCCACCCCTGTCCTGGCCTCTGATGTTATCCACGCCCCATCCAAGGACCTGCCACGCATCTTTAGG GTGACGGCGTCCCAGCTGACAGTGCCACCAGCCACATGCACCGTGCTGCTGCTGGCGGAGAGCGCGGATGAGCGGGAGCGCTGGCTGCAGGTGCTGGGTGAGCTGCAGCGGCTGCTGCAGGATGCACAGCCGAGGCCCCGGCTTGTATACACTCTCAAGGAGGCCTATGACAATGGGCTGCCGCTGCTGCCCCATGCGCTCTGCGCTGCCATCATTG ACCAGGAACGACTTGCTCTGGGCACTGAGGAAGGACTGTTTGTGATTCACCTGCACAGCAATG ACATCTTCCAGGTGGGCGAGTGCCGGCGGGTGCAGCGGCTGGCCATGGTCCCCACTGCAGGCCTTCTGGTCGTGCTGTGCGGTCGAGGCCCCAGCGTGCGCCTCTTCACCATGGCTGCACTGGAGAACATAGAGGTGGCAGGCACCAAGATCCCTGAGTCTCGAGGCTGCCAGACACTGGCAGCCGGACGCATCCTTCAGGCCCGCACCCCTGTGCTCTGTATGGCCATTAAGCGCCAGGTGCTCTGCTACCAGCTGGGtccaggcccagggccctggcagCACCGCATCCGCGAGCTGCAAGCACCTGCGCCTGTGCAgagcctggggctgctgggcgACCGGCTGTGCGTGGGCGCAGCTGGGGCCTTCCTGCTCTACCCGCTGCTTAATGAGGCTGCACCGTTGGTGCTGGGGACTGGTCTGGTACCTGAGGATCTGCCACCATCTCGAGGGGGCTTGGGTGAGGCACTCGGCGCCGTGGAGGTCAGCCTTAGTGAGTTCCTGCTGCTCTTCACCACTGCCGGGGTCTACGTGGACAGTGCGGGCCGCAAGTCTCGCATCCCTGAGCTACTGTGGCCAGCAGCACCCACAGGCTGGG GTTACGCAGCCCCCTACCTGACAGTGTTCAGCGAGAACTCCATTGATGTATTTGATGTAAGGAAAGCAGAATGGGTCCAGACGGTGCCACTCAAGAAG GTGCGACCCCTAAACCCAGAGGGCTCCCTGTTCCTCTATGGCACGGAGAAGGTCCGCCTGACCTACCTCAGGAACCTGCTGGCAG AGAAGGACGAGTTCGACATCCCTGACCTCACCGACAACAGCTGGCGCCAGCTGTTCCGCACCAAGAGCAAGCGCCGCTTCTTCTTCCGGCTGTCTGAGGAGCAGCGGCAGCAGCGGCGCAG GGAGATGCTGAAGGACCCTTTTGTGCGCTCCAAGCTCATCTCACCACCCACCAACTTCAATCACCTG GCTCCGGAAGGGAAGGGCCGAAGCGCCCGCAGCTCCGGCCCGCAGCGGCCCCACAGCTTCTCCGAGGCCCCAAGGCGCCCAGCCTCCATGGGCAGCGATGGGCTCGCTGGAGACGCAGACCCCA TGAAGCGGAAGCCTTGGACATCTTTGTCCAACGAGTCGGTGTCCTGCTCCCAGGGATCTCTGAGCCCCGCAGCCTCCCTGATACAG ATACAGAGCAGTATTCTGCTGCCATCTGAAA GTTTGAACTCAAGTTACCAGCTTATACCACCTGCCTTGTTTCTGACATCTCCCAACCCCCCATGGATCACTCATTTCTTGATAATTCTAGCTCCCCTGCTTGCTGTCACTCTCCCCATCCTTTTCCAGTTTTAA